The proteins below are encoded in one region of Coffea arabica cultivar ET-39 chromosome 4c, Coffea Arabica ET-39 HiFi, whole genome shotgun sequence:
- the LOC113738371 gene encoding non-specific lipid-transfer protein 1 — MANSSGLLKLGTLVMFVSMLIMSFSHGGQAQISCDTVDNDLFPCLSFVLNGGKVAPACCSGIKTLLSLAKTKTDRQSICSCLKSVAQSATDGQLKNAAQIPHLCGVNIPYKISRNIDCSK, encoded by the coding sequence ATGGCTAATTCATCAGGACTCCTCAAACTAGGGACTCTTGTAATGTTCGTATCCATGCTTATCATGAGTTTCTCCCATGGAGGGCAAGCACAAATCTCCTGTGACACTGTTGACAACGACCTGTTTCCATGCCTTAGCTTCGTCCTGAATGGAGGAAAAGTTGCACCTGCTTGCTGTAGTGGGATTAAGACTCTACTCAGCCTGGCTAAGACTAAAACTGATCGCCAGAGCATTTGTTCTTGCTTGAAATCTGTTGCTCAGAGTGCTACTGATGGTCAGCTCAAGAATGCTGCACAAATCCCTCATCTGTGTGGTGTTAATATCCCATACAAGATTTCTCGCAACATCGACTGCTCAAAGTAA
- the LOC113738810 gene encoding probable galactinol--sucrose galactosyltransferase 2, producing the protein MTITAVPSITNGRLVVRGKIILTGIPDNVVITPGKAGSAFLGATSENAASRHVFGLGVLEDYQFLCLFIAKIWWMIPRVGKSGREIPMETQMLLLEAREDSALVDEDSFDAPDENKFYILLLPVLDGSFRASLQGTASNELQLCVESGDPSVRTSQALEAVFLNAGDNPFELIKDSIKLLAKHKGTFHHIENKKTPAHLDWFGWCTWDAFYTKVDPDGILEGLKSFSEAGCSPKFLIIDDGWQETANEFQKEGQPFVEGTQFATRLVDIKENSKFKSYGPDGSETNLRDFIGTVKKRCGLKYVYMWHALAGYWGGLLPSSETLKEHNPKIEYPVQSPGNLGNLRDIAMDSLEKYGVGTIDPEKIYDFYNDLHSYLANSGVDGVKVDVQNVIATLGSGHGGRVAITRKYLGALDESIDKNFRDNNLICCMCHNSDSIYSSKKSATARASEDFMPNEPAFQTLHIATVSFNSLLLGEIVVPDWDMFHSNHTTAEFHGAARAIGGCAVYVSDKPGKHDIKILKKLVLPDGSVLRARYAGRPTRDCLFVDPVMDGKSLLKIWNLNKLTGVLGIFNCQGAGSWPLKEAVHDLPIKHSQDSLISSHARPSDVEFLDEIVGKNWNGDSAVYAFNSGNLSIVPKNKRFQVSLDVLKCEIFTISPVRVFNETLEFAPLGLIDMYNSGGAIEDIMWISKDLSGTLKIRVRGCGRFGAYSSTKPSCCKMDIEEEKFWYNHENGLLIIDLQGGCNLRDLEIEY; encoded by the exons ATGACAATAACGGCTGTTCCATCTATTACAAATGGACGCCTTGTCGTCCGTGGGAAGATTATTTTGACAGGAATTCCAGATAATGTTGTTATTACACCAGGGAAAGCAGGATCAGCCTTCTTGGGTGCAACATCAGAAAATGCAGCATCTCGCCATGTTTTTGGTCTTGGAGTTCTCGA GGATTACCAATTCTTGTGTCTGTTTATCGCAAAGATATGGTGGATGATACCTCGTGTTGGAAAATCTGGAAGAGAGATACCAATGGAAACTCAAATGCTTCTCTTGGAAGCAAGAGAAGATTCTGCTCTTGTTGATGAGGACTCTTTTGATGCTCCTGATGAAAATAAGTTCTATATTTTGTTGTTACCTGTATTGGATGGATCTTTTAGGGCAAGTCTGCAAGGGACAGCCTCTAATGAGCTCCAACTCTGCGTTGAAAGTG GTGATCCGAGTGTCCGAACTTCTCAAGCGTTGGAAGCAGTTTTTCTCAATGCAGGGGACAATCCATTCGAACTCATCAAGGACTCCATCAA ACTCTTGGCAAAGCACAAGGGTACATTTCATCACATTGAGAACAAGAAG ACTCCTGCAcacttggactggtttggatGGTGTACATGGGATGCTTTTTATACTAAAGTGGATCCAGATGGAATTTTGGAGGGTCTTAAAAG TTTCTCAGAAGCTGGCTGCTCTCCAAAATTCCTGATAATCGATGATGGATGGCAAGAGACAGCAAATGAATTTCAAAAGGAAGGGCAACCCTTTGTTGAAGGAACGCA ATTTGCTACAAGGCTGGTGGATATCAAGGAAAATAGTAAATTTAAGAGCTATGGACCAGATGGTTCAGAAACCAACCTCAGGGACTTTATAGGAACCGTCAAGAAGAGATGTGGTTTGAA ATACGTTTACATGTGGCATGCATTAGCTGGTTACTGGGGTGGACTCCTTCCTTCATCCGAAACACTAAAGGAACACAATCCCAAGATTGAATATCCAGTTCAATCTCCTGGAAACTTAGGAAACTTGAGAGATATAGCCATGGACAGCTTGGAAAAATATGGTGTTGGGACAATAGATCCTGAGAAAATCTATGACTTCTACAATGACCTCCATAGTTATCTTGCAAATAGTGGAGTAGACGGTGTAAAGGTTGATGTTCAAAATGTGATTGCAACATTAGGTTCTGGACATGGTGGGCGAGTAGCAATTACCAGAAAGTATCTTGGAGCTCTTGACGAATCCATTGACAAGAACTTCAGAGACAATAACTTAATCTGCTGCATGTGTCACAATTCTGATTCTATTTACAG CTCAAAGAAAAGTGCCACAGCAAGAGCCTCAGAGGACTTCATGCCAAATGAACCAGCATTTCAGACTTTGCATATAGCAACAGTTTCTTTTAACAGTCTGCTTCTAGGGGAGATAGTAGTACCTGATTGGGACATGTTTCAT AGCAACCATACTACTGCCGAGTTCCATGGAGCAGCAAGAGCGATTGGCGGTTGTGCAGTGTATGTAAG CGACAAGCCAGGGAAGCATGATATCAAGATCCTCAAGAAACTTGTCTTGCCTGATGGATCTGTGTTGAGAGCTAGATATGCTGGCAGACCAACTCGTGACTGCTTATTTGTCGATCCAGTTATGGACGGAAAGAG CTTGCTGAAGATATGGAACTTGAATAAGCTAACAGGAGTTCTTGGAATTTTCAACTGTCAAGGAGCAGGAAGTTGGCCCTTAAAAGAAGCTGTGCACGATTTGCCGATCAAACATTCACAAGATTCTTTGATATCAAGCCATGCAAGGCCTAGTGATGTCGAATTCCTCGATGAGATTGTTGGAAAAAATTGGAATGGAGACTCTGCAGTGTATGCATTTAATTCAG GAAATCTTTCCATAGTGCCAAAGAACAAAAGGTTTCAAGTGTCTTTGGATGTGCTAAAATGCGAAATATTTACAATCTCTCCAGTCAGG GTATTCAATGAAACCCTTGAATTTGCACCACTTGGTTTAATTGACATGTATAATTCTGGCGGAGCCATTGAAGACATAATGTGGATCTCCAAGGATCTTTCAGGCACATTAAAGATCAGGGTTCGAGGCTGTGGAAGATTTGGAGCTTACTCAAGTACGAAACCAAGTTGTTGCAAGATGGACATAGAAGAGGAGAAATTCTGGTATAATCATGAGAATGGATTATTGATTATAGACCTTCAAGGCGGCTGCAATTTGAGGGACCTTGAAATTGAGTACTAA